GCGCTCGGGCAGCAGATGTACGCTGGCCAGCAGCCCGGCGGCGGCCCGACGGGCGGTCCATCGGGCGAGGCCACGGGTGGCCCCGGCGGTGAGGATGTCGTGGACGGCGAGTTCCGCGAGGCCTAACCCATAGCGCGCGACAGATACTCACGGCAAAGGCCGGCGTGGCAAGGGGCATCGTCGCAGAAGGCTCCCTGCTCCCCGCGCCTTTGCCGTGTGCGCGAATACGCACAGGAGAGAGACCGTGCAGATACCGGTGAGAGTTACAGAACCCGAGGACGAGGATCGGCGAGCGGCCCAGCCCGAACCTACCCCTGCGGCCCAGGAGCCCACGCCCGCCCCCGAGCGACCCGCTCCCGCGCAGGAGGAGGTGGACTGGCGCGACCTGGCGTTGCGCTTGCAGGCCGAGATGGAGAACTTCCGCAAGCGCCAACAGCGCCTGGCCCAGGAGCAAATCGCTTCGGATCGCGAGCGGATGCTGCGGGGCGTGCTGCCCGTGGCCGACAACCTGGAGCGCGCCCTGGCCCATTCCGACGCGCGGGACGGCCTGCGCCAGGGTGTGGCGCTCACCCGCGACTTGCTGATGCAATGGCTGCGGCAGCAGGGCGTGGAGCCGCTGGACCCCACGGGGAAGCCGTTTGACCCCACCTGGCACGAGGCGGTGGGCACGGTGCCCAGCGCCGACTACGGCGTGGAGCCGCAGACGGTGGTGGCCGTGAGCGAGGTGGGCTACAGGCTGAACGACCGCCTGCTGCGCCCCGCCAAGGTCATCGTGGCAGTCTAGCGGGCCGTTCGCGCGTCCCCGATACCATCAGCATAGAGACTCTCGGCTAGAGGGCTATGGAATACAAGGACTACTACAAGATACTCGGCGTAAGCAAGAACGCCACCGAAAAAGAGATCAAGCAGGCATTCCGCAAACTGGCGCGCCAGTATCACCCGGACATGAACCCGAACAACCCGCAGGCCGAAGCGCGTTTCAAGGAGATCAACGAGGCCTACGAGGTGCTGTCGGACCCGGAGAAGCGCAAGAAGTACGATCAGTTGGGCGCGGACTGGGTGCGGTGGCAGCAGGCTGGCGGCCAGCCGGGCGATTTTGACTGGAGCCGGTGGACCACGTGGGGCACCGGAGCACAGGGACCCCACGTGCGGTACGCCACCGCCGACGACCTGCGCGACCTGTTCGGCGATTCCAGCCCGTTCTCCGATTTCTTCAGCCAGATTTTCGGCGGGATGGGCACCGGACGGACGCGGACGGAGGGGTTCGGGTTCCGTACGCGTCCCCAACGCGGCCAGGACTACGAGCAGGATGTGGAGATCACGCTGGAGGAAGCCTTCCACGGGACGACCCGCACGCTCCAGCGGGACGGCGAGCGCCTGGATGTGAAGATTCCGAGGGGCGCCGACACGGGCACCCGCGTGCGGATCGCGGGCAAGGGCGCGCCTGGGGTGGCCGGAGGCCCTGCGGGCGACATCTACCTGCGCGTCAAAGTGCTGCCCCACCCGCGCTTTGAGCGCAAGGGCGACGACCTGTACACCACGGTGCCGGTGGATCTGTACACCGCGGTCTTGGGCGGCGAAGTGCGCGTGCCCACGCTGGAAGGCGACGTGCTGCTGAAGATCCCGCCGGCCACGCAGAACGGGCGCGTGTTCCGTCTGCGCGGCAAGGGGATGCCGCTGCTGCGCAAGCCCGACGAGCGGGGCGACCTGCTGGCCAAGGTGGAGGTGCAGTTGCCGACGCGCCTGACGGCCGAGCAGCGCCGCCTGTTTGAGGAACTGCGCCGCCTTTCCATGTAGCGGTCGCGGAAACTCTTATCTTTCTCTAATTCTCGTTTTATCGTCATCTTAT
This is a stretch of genomic DNA from Chloroflexota bacterium. It encodes these proteins:
- a CDS encoding nucleotide exchange factor GrpE — protein: MQIPVRVTEPEDEDRRAAQPEPTPAAQEPTPAPERPAPAQEEVDWRDLALRLQAEMENFRKRQQRLAQEQIASDRERMLRGVLPVADNLERALAHSDARDGLRQGVALTRDLLMQWLRQQGVEPLDPTGKPFDPTWHEAVGTVPSADYGVEPQTVVAVSEVGYRLNDRLLRPAKVIVAV
- a CDS encoding DnaJ domain-containing protein yields the protein MEYKDYYKILGVSKNATEKEIKQAFRKLARQYHPDMNPNNPQAEARFKEINEAYEVLSDPEKRKKYDQLGADWVRWQQAGGQPGDFDWSRWTTWGTGAQGPHVRYATADDLRDLFGDSSPFSDFFSQIFGGMGTGRTRTEGFGFRTRPQRGQDYEQDVEITLEEAFHGTTRTLQRDGERLDVKIPRGADTGTRVRIAGKGAPGVAGGPAGDIYLRVKVLPHPRFERKGDDLYTTVPVDLYTAVLGGEVRVPTLEGDVLLKIPPATQNGRVFRLRGKGMPLLRKPDERGDLLAKVEVQLPTRLTAEQRRLFEELRRLSM